A section of the Enterobacter sp. C2 genome encodes:
- the nudE gene encoding ADP compounds hydrolase NudE, with translation MSKSLQKPTILNVETVAKSRLFNVESVDLEFSNGVRRVYERMRPSTREAVMIVAIVDEHVMLIREYAVGIESYELGFPKGLIDAGESVYEAANRELKEEIGFGANQLTFLKKLSMAPSYFSSKMNIVVAEDLYPESLEGDEPEPLPQVRWPLAHLMDLLEDPDFNEARNVSALFLVREWLKGQGRL, from the coding sequence ATGAGCAAATCATTGCAAAAACCCACCATTCTTAACGTTGAAACGGTCGCTAAATCTCGCCTGTTTAACGTCGAAAGCGTGGACCTGGAATTTAGTAACGGCGTTCGCCGCGTGTATGAGCGTATGCGCCCCTCGACCCGTGAAGCCGTTATGATTGTCGCCATTGTCGATGAGCACGTGATGCTGATCCGTGAATATGCCGTCGGCATTGAATCCTACGAGTTAGGGTTCCCGAAAGGGCTTATTGACGCTGGCGAGAGCGTCTATGAGGCAGCGAACCGTGAGCTAAAAGAGGAGATCGGCTTTGGTGCTAACCAGCTGACCTTCCTGAAAAAGCTCAGCATGGCGCCCTCCTACTTTTCCAGCAAGATGAACATTGTGGTTGCGGAAGATCTCTATCCGGAGTCGCTGGAAGGGGATGAGCCAGAGCCGCTGCCGCAGGTGCGCTGGCCGCTGGCACATCTGATGGATCTGCTGGAGGACCCCGATTTCAACGAGGCCCGCAACGTGAGCGCGCTGTTTTTAGTGCGCGAGTGGCTGAAAGGGCAGGGACGGCTCTAG
- a CDS encoding PilN domain-containing protein, with protein MAQAVNFLPWRARQQRRCLRVWITIFSASLLLIVLLATVLRMHALQENQRLTWVQQAGVTLQAGLAQRQTRLLAQQAERQARQQRHQRLQATREWQRTLARLADALPAQAWLSELRFQQGTLSLAGYTVSFAALGELETALNALPGLRMGKPGAASRDTQGRWQFNYALLPDAPHAPQP; from the coding sequence GTGGCGCAGGCGGTCAATTTTCTTCCCTGGCGTGCCCGGCAGCAGCGCCGCTGCCTGCGCGTCTGGATAACGATCTTCTCTGCTAGCCTGCTGCTAATTGTACTGCTGGCCACGGTGCTGCGAATGCACGCGTTGCAGGAGAACCAGCGGCTAACATGGGTGCAGCAGGCGGGCGTAACGTTGCAGGCAGGGCTGGCCCAACGCCAGACGCGCCTGCTTGCCCAGCAGGCAGAGCGGCAGGCTCGGCAGCAGCGTCATCAGCGGTTACAGGCCACGCGGGAGTGGCAGCGGACGTTAGCCCGTCTTGCTGATGCGCTGCCTGCGCAGGCGTGGCTGAGTGAGCTGCGCTTTCAGCAGGGAACGCTGTCGCTGGCAGGCTATACGGTGAGCTTCGCGGCGCTAGGTGAGCTGGAAACGGCGCTCAACGCGCTTCCTGGGCTGCGAATGGGTAAACCCGGGGCTGCCTCGCGGGATACCCAGGGACGCTGGCAGTTTAATTACGCTCTGCTTCCGGATGCGCCTCATGCACCTCAACCCTGA
- the mrcA gene encoding peptidoglycan glycosyltransferase/peptidoglycan DD-transpeptidase MrcA, translating to MKFVKYLFILAVCCILLGAGSVYGLYKFIEPQLPDVATLKDVRLQIPMQVYTADGELIAQYGEKRRIPLTLDQIPPVMVKAFIATEDSRFYEHHGVDPVGIFRAASVALFSGHASQGASTITQQLARNFFLSPEKTLIRKLKEVFLAIRIEQMMSKDEILELYLNKIYLGYRAYGVGAAAQVYFGKSVDQLTLSEIAVIAGLPKAPSTFNPLYSLDRATSRRNVVLARMMSEGYISQSQYDSARSEAIDANYHAPEIAFSSPYLSEMVRQDMVSRYGEKAYEDGYRVYTTITRKTQEAAQKAVRDNVMDYDMRHGYRGPANVLWKLGESPWDSKKITDSLRALPTYGPLLPAVVMQANAQEATAMLADGTSVSLRMDGVRWARPFRSDTAQGATPRRVSDAVQAGQQIWVRQVNDAWWLAQVPDVNSALVSINPQNGAVIALVGGFDFNQSKFNRATQALRQVGSNIKPFLYTAAMDKGLTLASILNDVPISRWDAGAGSDWRPKNSPPEYAGPIRLRQGLGQSKNVVMVRAMRAMGVDYAAEYLQRFGFPAQNIVHTESLALGSASFTPLQVARGYAVMTNGGFLIDPWFISKIENDQGKVLFEAQPKVACAECDIPVIYGETQKSNVLENSNVEDVSVSQEQQNLTVPMPQLEQANQALVAQTGAPQYAPHVINTPLSFLIKSALNSNIFGEPGWQGTGWRAGRDLKRNDIGGKTGTTNSSKDAWFSGYGPGVVTSVWIGFDDHRRDLGRTTASGAIKDQISGYEGGAKSAQPAWDAFMKSVLDGVPEAPLTPPPGIVTVNIDRSTGQLANGGNSRQEYFIEGTQPTQQAVHEVGTTLIDNGETHELF from the coding sequence GTGAAGTTCGTAAAGTATCTATTTATCCTTGCAGTCTGTTGCATTCTGCTGGGAGCAGGCTCGGTTTATGGCCTCTACAAATTTATTGAGCCACAGCTGCCTGACGTCGCCACGCTGAAAGACGTGCGGCTGCAAATTCCGATGCAGGTTTATACCGCCGACGGCGAGTTGATTGCGCAGTACGGCGAAAAGCGCCGCATTCCGCTGACCCTGGATCAGATCCCACCTGTTATGGTCAAAGCCTTTATTGCCACTGAAGACAGCCGTTTTTATGAGCATCACGGCGTCGATCCGGTGGGGATTTTCCGTGCTGCCAGCGTGGCGCTCTTCTCCGGCCACGCCTCTCAGGGGGCGAGTACCATTACGCAGCAGCTGGCGCGTAACTTCTTTCTCAGTCCGGAAAAGACCCTGATACGTAAGCTGAAAGAGGTTTTCCTGGCGATCCGCATTGAGCAGATGATGAGCAAGGATGAGATCCTTGAGCTTTACCTGAACAAGATCTACCTCGGCTACCGCGCCTACGGCGTGGGCGCGGCGGCGCAGGTCTATTTTGGTAAGTCTGTGGACCAGCTTACCCTGAGCGAGATCGCGGTCATTGCGGGGCTGCCAAAAGCGCCCTCAACCTTCAACCCGCTCTACTCTCTCGACCGGGCCACCTCGCGGCGTAACGTGGTGCTGGCGCGTATGATGAGCGAAGGCTATATCAGCCAGTCGCAGTACGACAGCGCCCGCAGCGAAGCCATTGATGCCAACTATCACGCGCCGGAGATCGCCTTCTCCTCCCCTTATCTCTCGGAGATGGTGCGCCAGGATATGGTGTCGCGCTACGGCGAGAAAGCCTATGAGGATGGCTACCGGGTCTACACCACCATCACGCGGAAAACACAGGAAGCGGCCCAGAAGGCGGTACGCGACAACGTGATGGATTACGACATGCGTCACGGCTATCGCGGACCGGCGAACGTGCTGTGGAAACTGGGCGAGAGCCCATGGGATAGCAAAAAAATCACTGACTCTCTGCGCGCGCTGCCGACCTATGGACCGCTGCTCCCTGCCGTAGTGATGCAGGCCAATGCCCAGGAAGCAACGGCGATGCTGGCCGACGGCACGTCAGTGTCGCTGCGCATGGACGGCGTACGCTGGGCACGCCCTTTCCGCTCGGATACCGCTCAGGGTGCAACGCCGCGCCGGGTGAGCGATGCAGTACAGGCCGGACAGCAGATTTGGGTTCGCCAGGTGAACGACGCCTGGTGGCTGGCGCAGGTGCCGGACGTGAACTCGGCCCTGGTCTCCATCAACCCGCAGAACGGAGCGGTGATAGCCCTGGTCGGCGGCTTCGATTTCAACCAGAGCAAATTTAACCGTGCCACCCAGGCGCTGCGCCAGGTCGGCTCGAACATCAAGCCATTCCTCTATACCGCGGCGATGGACAAAGGGCTCACGCTGGCGAGCATTCTTAACGACGTGCCGATCTCACGCTGGGATGCAGGCGCAGGCTCCGACTGGCGACCGAAAAACTCGCCGCCAGAGTATGCCGGTCCTATTCGTCTGCGCCAGGGGTTAGGCCAGTCGAAAAACGTGGTGATGGTGCGGGCCATGCGTGCGATGGGCGTTGACTACGCTGCGGAGTATCTGCAACGCTTCGGTTTCCCGGCCCAGAACATTGTTCACACCGAGTCGCTGGCGCTCGGCTCCGCCTCCTTCACCCCACTGCAGGTGGCGCGCGGCTATGCAGTCATGACGAACGGTGGCTTCCTGATCGACCCGTGGTTTATCAGCAAGATCGAAAATGACCAGGGCAAGGTGCTGTTTGAAGCCCAGCCGAAGGTCGCCTGTGCGGAGTGTGATATTCCGGTGATCTACGGCGAGACGCAGAAGTCTAACGTGCTGGAGAACAGCAACGTTGAGGACGTATCCGTGTCGCAAGAGCAGCAGAACCTCACCGTGCCTATGCCGCAGCTTGAACAGGCCAACCAGGCGCTGGTGGCGCAGACCGGTGCGCCGCAGTACGCGCCGCATGTGATCAACACCCCGCTGTCGTTCCTGATTAAGAGCGCACTCAACAGTAACATCTTTGGCGAACCGGGCTGGCAGGGTACCGGCTGGCGTGCCGGACGCGATCTCAAGCGTAACGATATCGGCGGCAAAACCGGCACCACCAACAGTTCGAAAGATGCCTGGTTCTCCGGCTACGGTCCTGGCGTCGTGACCTCGGTATGGATTGGCTTTGACGATCACCGTCGCGATCTGGGCCGGACTACCGCCTCCGGCGCGATTAAGGATCAGATCTCAGGTTATGAAGGGGGGGCGAAGAGTGCCCAGCCGGCATGGGATGCCTTTATGAAAAGCGTGCTGGACGGCGTGCCGGAAGCACCGCTAACGCCGCCGCCGGGTATTGTGACGGTGAACATCGATCGCAGCACCGGGCAGTTAGCGAACGGTGGTAACAGCCGTCAGGAGTACTTCATTGAAGGCACGCAGCCAACCCAGCAGGCGGTGCATGAGGTGGGAACAACCCTTATTGATAACGGCGAGACGCACGAGCTCTTTTAA
- a CDS encoding HofP DNA utilization family protein, whose product MVPDTRRAWLLALPLLLGMRDPFQPLPDRCQTAMLAQWRYQGFIDVNGHRRGVLRNAEGRWIRAAAGERLPPGWQVVSVTEQTLHIATAAGCEPAQWQWQRQGAKDEKMDNGSRAASQHAASMGKKPATGDAGRR is encoded by the coding sequence ATGGTTCCTGACACTCGCCGGGCGTGGCTGCTGGCTCTGCCACTGCTGCTCGGTATGCGCGATCCTTTTCAGCCGCTGCCGGACCGCTGTCAGACGGCGATGCTGGCCCAGTGGCGCTACCAGGGTTTTATTGACGTTAACGGTCATCGCCGGGGCGTGTTGCGTAACGCCGAGGGACGGTGGATCAGAGCGGCGGCGGGAGAGCGCCTGCCACCCGGCTGGCAGGTCGTCTCGGTCACGGAGCAGACGTTGCACATTGCCACCGCCGCAGGCTGCGAACCAGCGCAGTGGCAGTGGCAGCGACAAGGAGCTAAGGATGAAAAAATGGATAACGGCAGCCGGGCTGCTTCTCAGCATGCTGCCAGCATGGGCAAAAAGCCCGCTACCGGTGACGCTGGTCGTCGATGA
- a CDS encoding pilus assembly protein PilM: MALGRWRIGLHIQQDGVYAIALMQEKSRSVLRRWWQLPLEAGTIIDGQIRQPERLYMALQAWSKTLPRRHQISLAFPAGRTLQKRLPRPTVRLGESAQLQWVTNSLARELGIPADDLRIDYTDDSVQRAYSVTAAQTSDVAALMTLADNLNMHLSAITPDACALQRFIPLLTPPLCWLAWRDACQWLWATRSDWGRRAHEEANTFDELAQVLGLPQAEGTLCDAGPGSFDPWSAIAGLCPPLPENGTAWAVAIGLALGGE, translated from the coding sequence ATGGCACTCGGTCGCTGGCGAATAGGCCTTCATATTCAGCAGGATGGCGTCTATGCCATCGCCCTGATGCAGGAAAAATCCCGCTCTGTGCTACGCCGCTGGTGGCAGCTGCCGCTGGAGGCGGGGACGATTATCGACGGGCAGATTAGGCAGCCTGAACGTCTCTATATGGCGTTGCAGGCATGGAGTAAAACCCTGCCGCGCAGGCACCAGATTAGCCTCGCGTTTCCAGCCGGGCGCACGCTGCAAAAGCGGCTGCCCCGTCCCACCGTACGGCTAGGCGAAAGCGCGCAGCTACAGTGGGTGACCAACAGCCTCGCCCGCGAGCTGGGCATACCTGCCGATGACCTGCGCATCGACTACACCGATGACAGCGTACAGCGCGCTTACAGCGTGACGGCGGCGCAGACCAGTGACGTTGCCGCGTTGATGACGCTGGCGGATAACCTTAACATGCATCTCTCGGCCATCACCCCTGACGCCTGTGCCCTACAGCGCTTTATTCCGCTGCTTACCCCGCCGCTGTGTTGGCTGGCCTGGCGTGACGCCTGCCAGTGGCTTTGGGCAACGCGCAGCGACTGGGGACGGCGCGCACATGAGGAGGCCAATACCTTTGATGAGCTGGCTCAGGTGCTGGGCCTGCCGCAGGCGGAGGGCACGCTTTGCGATGCCGGGCCGGGCAGCTTCGACCCCTGGAGCGCCATTGCAGGGCTGTGTCCACCGCTGCCGGAAAACGGCACGGCCTGGGCGGTCGCCATTGGCCTGGCGCTGGGAGGTGAATAG